One Bacillus sp. 1780r2a1 DNA segment encodes these proteins:
- the rpmF gene encoding 50S ribosomal protein L32, whose amino-acid sequence MAVPFRRTSKMKKRTRRTHFKLQVPGMVECSNCGEMKLSHRVCKACGTYKGNDVVNK is encoded by the coding sequence ATGGCTGTACCTTTTAGAAGAACATCTAAAATGAAGAAAAGAACGCGTCGTACGCACTTTAAACTACAAGTTCCTGGTATGGTAGAGTGCTCAAATTGTGGCGAAATGAAACTATCACACCGTGTATGTAAGGCTTGTGGTACTTACAAAGGAAATGACGTAGTAAACAAATAA